A stretch of Geobacter sp. DNA encodes these proteins:
- a CDS encoding N-6 DNA methylase, which translates to MTRTAKTTRTAKTTQPQTTAQQLGSIVKSSRDIMRKDKGLSGDIDRLPMLTWIMFLKFLDDMERIREEEAILSGEKFRPAIDSPYRWRDWAFREDGITGDELIAFVNNDEAVRPDGTRGSGLFAYLRGLQGANGGDRRDVVATVFKGTINRMINGYLLRDVINKVNGIHFTSSDEIHTLSHLYESMLKEMRDAAGDAGEFYTPRPVVRFMVDVLNPQLGETILDPACGTGGFLVEAYSHLERQCRTVEERKTLQGSSIYGGEAKPLPYLLVQMNLLLHGLEYPRIDPDNSLRFPLNEIGDRDRVDVILTNPPFGGEEEKGILNNFPAEMQTSETTLLFLQLIMRKLRRQPKPGRAGVVVPNGVLFGDGICGRVKERLLKEFNLHTIVRLPNGVFAPYTGIPTNLLFFDRSGTTREVWYYEQPLPEGRKNYTKTQPVQFEEFGDCLSWWNSRDENERAWRVPVERIIENGYNLDIKNPNGKEDFEHLPPERLVEDIARKEQRILEIMGEIRQVLAGGVQ; encoded by the coding sequence ATGACCCGCACCGCAAAAACTACCCGCACCGCAAAAACTACCCAACCGCAAACCACCGCCCAACAATTGGGCTCCATCGTCAAGTCATCCCGCGACATCATGCGCAAGGACAAGGGGCTTTCCGGCGACATCGACCGGTTGCCTATGCTCACCTGGATTATGTTCCTCAAGTTCCTTGATGACATGGAACGTATTAGGGAGGAGGAAGCAATCCTTTCCGGTGAAAAATTTAGGCCGGCTATTGATTCACCCTACCGCTGGCGGGACTGGGCATTTAGGGAGGACGGCATCACCGGCGACGAATTGATCGCCTTTGTCAACAACGATGAAGCTGTCCGTCCCGATGGAACACGGGGTTCGGGGCTGTTCGCCTATCTGCGCGGGCTCCAGGGTGCCAACGGCGGCGACCGGCGCGATGTGGTGGCTACGGTCTTCAAGGGAACCATCAACCGGATGATCAACGGCTACTTGTTGCGGGACGTGATCAACAAGGTGAACGGCATCCACTTCACCTCATCGGACGAGATTCACACCCTGAGCCACCTCTACGAATCCATGCTCAAGGAAATGCGCGACGCTGCCGGCGACGCGGGTGAATTCTATACTCCCCGGCCGGTGGTCCGTTTCATGGTAGACGTGCTCAATCCTCAATTGGGTGAAACCATCCTTGACCCGGCTTGCGGCACCGGCGGCTTCCTGGTGGAGGCGTACTCTCACCTGGAAAGGCAGTGCCGAACCGTGGAGGAGCGCAAGACCCTCCAGGGAAGCAGTATCTATGGTGGCGAGGCCAAACCGCTCCCCTACCTCTTGGTGCAAATGAACCTGCTGCTCCACGGACTGGAATACCCCCGCATTGATCCAGACAACAGCCTCCGCTTTCCTTTGAATGAGATCGGCGACCGGGACCGTGTGGACGTCATCCTTACTAATCCCCCTTTTGGCGGCGAGGAAGAAAAAGGAATCCTCAACAACTTCCCGGCTGAGATGCAAACCTCGGAAACGACGCTCCTCTTCCTCCAGCTCATAATGCGCAAGCTCAGGCGGCAGCCGAAACCGGGCCGGGCCGGGGTGGTTGTTCCCAACGGTGTACTCTTCGGTGACGGTATCTGCGGTCGAGTCAAGGAGAGGCTCCTCAAGGAGTTCAACCTCCACACCATCGTCCGCCTCCCCAACGGGGTCTTTGCCCCCTACACCGGCATCCCCACCAATCTCCTTTTCTTTGATCGTTCCGGTACGACCAGGGAAGTCTGGTATTACGAGCAGCCACTACCGGAGGGACGGAAAAATTACACCAAGACCCAGCCAGTCCAGTTCGAAGAGTTTGGCGATTGCCTGTCGTGGTGGAACAGCAGAGATGAGAACGAGCGGGCCTGGCGGGTGCCGGTGGAGCGGATCATCGAAAACGGCTACAACCTGGACATCAAGAATCCCAATGGCAAAGAAGACTTCGAGCATCTGCCGCCGGAGCGGTTGGTGGAGGATATTGCCCGGAAAGAACAGCGGATACTGGAGATTATGGGCGAAATCCGGCAAGTACTGGCAGGAGGGGTTCAGTGA
- a CDS encoding restriction endonuclease subunit S, which yields MSKSWPLMPLGKVLRQVRREVKVDATTEYSLLGARWYSLGLYIKDRKMGNQIKASNLYRVEAGDFVYNRLFAWKGSFAIASKLEHGCFVSNEFPCFEIDRSQLEPGFLQRYFNLEKSWNESLGLSSGATPTSRNRMKEAKLLSIKIPLPPLAEQQWIVARIEELSAKIKEARGLRRQAVEEAEALCRSIVFGDSTAVPTPMYELVKQRGHDVQVKADQTYHFAGVYCFGRGVFRGQMKSGTDFAYKQLGQLKVGNFVYPKLMAWEGAFGVVPTECDGLFVSPEFPIFEVIEERVLPEILDVYFRTPSVWPKVAGESTGTNVRRRRLNPKDFLAYKMPLPSMQTQLRLRQVMLKVNSLKQFQAETSAELDAMLPSILDKAFQGKLFDFLSEK from the coding sequence GTGAGCAAGTCATGGCCGTTAATGCCGTTGGGGAAGGTTCTTAGACAAGTTCGGCGTGAAGTCAAGGTTGACGCCACTACTGAATATAGTCTGCTTGGCGCGAGATGGTATTCTCTCGGTCTATACATCAAAGACCGCAAAATGGGTAATCAGATAAAAGCCTCCAATCTTTACAGAGTAGAAGCTGGCGACTTTGTTTATAATCGATTATTTGCCTGGAAAGGATCATTTGCAATTGCCAGCAAACTTGAGCATGGGTGTTTTGTTTCAAATGAATTCCCATGTTTTGAAATTGACAGGAGTCAGTTAGAACCTGGATTTTTGCAGCGATACTTCAATCTAGAAAAATCCTGGAATGAATCTCTTGGGTTAAGCTCAGGTGCAACACCCACAAGCCGTAATAGAATGAAGGAAGCAAAATTACTTAGCATAAAAATACCTCTTCCCCCGTTGGCCGAACAGCAGTGGATTGTTGCGAGGATTGAGGAATTGTCAGCGAAGATCAAGGAGGCGCGGGGGCTCAGGCGACAGGCGGTTGAGGAGGCGGAAGCTCTTTGTCGTTCAATCGTGTTCGGAGATTCAACAGCAGTTCCTACCCCCATGTACGAGCTTGTAAAACAAAGGGGACACGATGTGCAGGTGAAAGCTGACCAGACGTACCACTTCGCCGGTGTTTACTGCTTTGGTAGAGGAGTTTTCCGCGGCCAAATGAAATCGGGAACGGATTTCGCGTATAAACAGCTCGGTCAGTTGAAGGTTGGGAATTTTGTATATCCCAAATTGATGGCGTGGGAAGGGGCGTTTGGTGTAGTTCCAACAGAGTGTGATGGTCTTTTTGTCTCTCCCGAATTCCCGATTTTTGAGGTAATCGAAGAACGGGTATTGCCGGAAATTCTGGATGTATATTTCCGGACACCTTCTGTCTGGCCGAAGGTTGCGGGCGAAAGTACCGGTACTAACGTTCGAAGACGACGGCTCAATCCTAAAGATTTTCTTGCCTACAAAATGCCATTGCCATCAATGCAGACGCAGCTTCGCCTGCGTCAGGTTATGCTAAAGGTCAATTCTCTTAAGCAGTTTCAGGCTGAAACCTCCGCCGAACTTGATGCCATGCTGCCGTCGATTTTGGATAAGGCATTTCAGGGAAAGCTGTTTGATTTTTTGTCTGAGAAGTAA
- a CDS encoding restriction endonuclease: MVRAGEGGYLIKDFAKGFVAVGYQELGDMSGITDLEPIRKKYLTAYPQAKPGEIGNQVAMFYKFRTVFKVNEKVITYDPNKREYLVGTIVSDYYYKPGEVQDYPHVRKVKWEGTVSRDHLSASSRNSLGSTLCIFSINEDVWSDIQSALKGKTEVASEESIEEEKKELQQIKEDTIGKARELIKDKILKLDDREMEQLVAAILRAMGYKSRVTPIGPDRGVDVLASPDGLGLEQPRIRCEVKHRPKTQIGAQDTRSFLGGLREGNRGLYVSTGGFSKEAKYEAERSNVPCTLIDLDELASLVIDNYEKFDIEGCTLIPLVKVFWPAE; the protein is encoded by the coding sequence ATGGTCCGTGCCGGTGAGGGAGGCTATCTGATTAAGGATTTTGCGAAAGGGTTTGTAGCAGTCGGCTATCAGGAACTTGGCGATATGAGTGGCATCACAGATCTCGAGCCGATCCGGAAGAAGTATCTAACTGCATATCCTCAAGCAAAGCCCGGAGAAATCGGCAACCAAGTTGCCATGTTCTACAAGTTCCGAACAGTTTTCAAGGTCAACGAGAAGGTCATCACTTACGATCCTAATAAACGTGAGTACCTTGTCGGAACGATCGTCAGTGATTACTACTACAAACCCGGTGAGGTTCAGGACTATCCTCACGTGCGCAAAGTCAAATGGGAGGGCACAGTTAGCCGCGATCATCTATCGGCTAGTTCCCGTAATTCCCTCGGAAGCACGTTGTGCATTTTTTCGATTAATGAGGATGTCTGGAGCGATATCCAGTCTGCCTTGAAAGGTAAGACTGAAGTTGCTTCGGAAGAGAGCATTGAAGAGGAAAAGAAAGAACTTCAACAGATCAAGGAAGATACAATCGGTAAAGCCCGCGAACTTATCAAGGACAAGATTCTAAAGCTCGACGACCGGGAGATGGAACAACTTGTAGCAGCCATCTTACGAGCAATGGGATACAAGTCCCGCGTTACACCAATCGGCCCTGACCGCGGAGTGGACGTCCTTGCATCGCCAGACGGACTTGGATTGGAACAGCCGCGTATTCGCTGTGAAGTGAAACATCGGCCGAAAACTCAGATAGGAGCCCAGGATACCAGAAGCTTCCTTGGCGGCCTACGTGAAGGAAATCGTGGCCTTTACGTGAGTACGGGCGGCTTTTCAAAAGAGGCCAAGTATGAGGCCGAACGTTCAAACGTTCCATGCACGCTTATCGACCTTGATGAACTGGCGAGCTTGGTAATAGACAACTACGAAAAGTTCGATATTGAAGGGTGTACGCTGATACCACTCGTCAAGGTTTTCTGGCCGGCTGAATAG
- a CDS encoding WYL domain-containing protein encodes MIDRQELTELARELSLALNVVEKDYVLGWLLAGIAANEALTGHWIFKGGTCLKKCWFETYRFSEDLDFTITEEAHLNQDFLLRTFREISEWIYEESGIEIPADQIRFKVSQFQGGAYAEGRVYYVGPLQQRRNLARIKFDLTTKEKLVLAPEEREVHHPYSDRPTAGIHALCYCFEEVFAEKVRALAERERPRDLYDVVHLYRHDEIHPERSVVMQTLREKCDFKNIPVPTKDSLLTASAREKLLAEWEDMLAHQLPVLPPFDQFWTELPKVIDWLHGVAEKPELPGIRIREAIDEAWLPPSMVHAWHAPVPLESVRFAAANRLCVNLRYQGSWRLIEPYSLRRTKDGNLLLCTIKHETGEPRSYRVDRIEGVEVSTVSFIPKYLVELTPSGPLHVPLTERAGSSVSRLATPRGIGKIGRVKAAGGGPKYIFKCTACGKQFIRKSYDATLNPHKNKQGFPCPGRTGMYIRTEY; translated from the coding sequence ATGATCGACCGCCAGGAACTGACGGAACTGGCGAGGGAACTTTCTCTCGCCCTCAACGTGGTGGAGAAGGATTACGTTCTCGGCTGGCTTCTGGCCGGCATAGCTGCCAACGAGGCACTTACGGGGCACTGGATCTTCAAGGGGGGAACCTGCCTAAAGAAATGCTGGTTTGAAACCTATCGTTTCTCGGAAGACCTCGATTTCACCATCACCGAAGAGGCGCACCTCAATCAGGATTTCCTTCTCCGAACGTTCCGAGAAATTTCCGAATGGATCTATGAAGAGAGCGGTATTGAGATTCCCGCCGATCAGATCAGGTTCAAAGTTTCCCAATTCCAGGGCGGAGCCTATGCGGAAGGACGGGTATACTATGTTGGTCCCCTCCAACAGCGGCGTAACCTAGCGCGCATCAAGTTTGATCTGACCACGAAGGAAAAACTGGTGCTGGCACCGGAAGAGCGGGAAGTCCATCATCCCTATTCGGACCGGCCGACAGCGGGAATTCATGCCCTCTGTTACTGCTTTGAGGAAGTTTTCGCGGAAAAAGTGCGAGCCCTGGCGGAACGGGAACGCCCGCGCGACCTGTACGATGTGGTGCATCTCTACCGTCACGACGAGATCCATCCTGAACGGTCGGTGGTGATGCAGACGCTTCGGGAAAAGTGCGACTTCAAGAACATCCCTGTCCCGACCAAGGATTCGCTGCTGACCGCAAGCGCACGGGAAAAACTGTTGGCCGAATGGGAGGACATGCTCGCCCACCAACTGCCGGTACTCCCGCCGTTCGACCAGTTCTGGACGGAGTTGCCGAAAGTAATCGACTGGTTGCATGGGGTTGCCGAAAAGCCGGAACTCCCCGGCATCCGTATAAGAGAGGCAATCGACGAAGCGTGGCTCCCACCCTCGATGGTGCACGCCTGGCATGCCCCCGTCCCGTTGGAGTCGGTTCGCTTTGCTGCTGCCAACCGGCTCTGTGTCAACCTTCGATATCAGGGAAGCTGGCGGCTCATCGAACCCTATTCATTGCGGCGCACGAAAGACGGCAACCTGCTTCTGTGTACGATCAAGCATGAAACCGGGGAACCAAGATCATATCGTGTTGATCGAATCGAAGGGGTTGAGGTCAGCACAGTCTCCTTTATCCCGAAATACCTTGTGGAACTAACCCCGTCAGGGCCACTCCATGTCCCATTGACTGAGCGAGCAGGGTCATCTGTATCTCGACTTGCTACCCCAAGAGGCATCGGCAAAATCGGAAGAGTAAAGGCCGCCGGCGGTGGTCCGAAGTACATTTTCAAATGTACTGCCTGCGGAAAACAGTTTATTCGGAAGTCCTACGACGCCACCCTAAACCCTCACAAAAACAAGCAGGGATTTCCCTGTCCCGGCAGAACCGGGATGTATATCAGAACCGAATATTAG